A segment of the Phaseolus vulgaris cultivar G19833 unplaced genomic scaffold, P. vulgaris v2.0 scaffold_77, whole genome shotgun sequence genome:
tggcttgacaacaaagtcaaccaataTCAAGCCTTTTCAAATTCTGTtcaaaaacactaagtgtaaaacaatcggttgaaacgaCAATTCAACAAGTTGATTTTCCACTTTCTTACGAAAACATCTTTTTTCAAAAGAACTTGAATCAAGCAACCTTGGATCAAATCTATGAATGGattttacaaattcaaactacataAAACCCACACACACAAGCATCAGCAAagtcttcaagcaatcttcTTGGATTACAGCACAGAGCACCAACTAAttctccccttatttgtcttTTCAAATAGACAAAAGAAAGGATTAAATGACAACATATAAGAAACAAGATAAAGCGTTCATGAAAGAAAGCTGGTACACTTAAAAGGAAGGACTATGGTCCCTGCCAAACTATAGATTTGAAATCTGGTTTTGTATGACCTCAATCTGTTCATTCAGATTTCCAAACATGCATCTAGACCCTGGAAGTTCTGATCGAATTGCTGAAATCGGTTTTGGCACATCTCATAGAGATTGTTTTGTTGTTGCAAAGCTATCCATCCGGTTGAGCATAAGTCTTTCAAAGGATGTCATTGAGGTGATTCTTTCTCCCCCAACATCAGTGTTAGGTCCAGAATAATCAGTAGCAGCAGGTTCaatagcttcatcttcatcattgaTTCCACTTGGGCCAGCTTGGTCACCCATCTCCCACCAATTTTGGTAAATCCCATTTTGCTTAGGGATCCATTGTTGATCTCACTTGAGGGCTTGATGATTTCAGCTAGTTCTCCTTCAATATCTACCTCAAAATAGTGCAGTAGTTTAGATATCAAAATTCCATAAGGGTAGTGAAAGTCACTTAACCTTGtggctttttgcatatgttctttgatggtatggatccaattgatcttcactttattcatgatgcaatagataaaaaaaaatcctcttATGAAAGAGTGgagtgattgctcccccttggtgtGATGATCCAAGACACAATGAAAGCTAtgagcctttcatcaagctttagccCACCAACTGAAAAATTCCTCACTTTGGAATAGGGATCCTTGAGACAACTTTTGTAAAagtggattttgttgaaatcttccccTACTCAAAGGTTTCCTCTGTTGATTCTGATTTCAGAGAACTTTAATCCAGCCACAGCAGTCCATACATCATTTGTAATGACCATGTttacacccttcacatgagacaCAAGTGAGTCACCACCAAATTGAAGATTAGTGCAAAATAccttcaccaaatctggatatatgtttccAGTAAGCTCAAGGAATCTCTTCAATCTTTGCTCCTTGAGGAGACTTTGCACAGTGGACAAATTTTGTGGCTTCATCCATATGAAGGATACAAGCTTGGGTTTGTTGATAGTTTTCCTACTTGTTTCAAGTAGAAATTTGTTGATTTGTTCTGATTCTCCTGAGAACCACTCTTCAATCTTTCCACAACTTCTAACAACCCTGGTTTTCATTCTTTTTGCCGATGAAGGAGTTCTAGCCATTGCTCAGATCAATGAGGGACTTTGTGTTaaaatggatggctttaaactagagggggggtgaattgtttaaagagggttttcgcaaacttttaagtcaagaatgaaattctctcaagaaacaattgataaagaattcagtttgccaaaacagcaagcaaaaactgcaataccagaaaaaacaatcggttgtttcacagaaacaatcagttgtttataccagcaaacaacaaacaaaactgaatttaaagagattaaggatagagagattgcacacagatgtttatactggttcactctaaacccagagctacatccagtcttctcagaaaacctctgaggaaatccattaagcaatcacaccttgatcacttacaccacaaccaagaaagtgaccttgatcaccacaagacacacactcttcttggccaacacaccaacactaagattgttgatcttgatcccctcaagaacacacagccaatctcagcaaacacagaaatgaAACTTGTTTagcagagtacaaggattacacttgttacagaagataatctgaaatcaatacaagcagaatcctattccacaaactttgatcaatcacacctctaagcaatctcagctctttgaaaaactctaaaactttattcaaaaacttgttactcaaatatgtttttctgaatttattcaaagatgttgtttgttatcaaatcttaacaaactatttaattgcatttaatgattggtcaaagcatttaaagactggagcgtaagcagttaaatcatttaaaactcAGCCAAAGATAAAATactttttctgttatggtaccaaaacaaacaattggttgtttcctcgaatcaatcggttgttttggttctaacagttcaaccatttgaaaaacagttttcaatcttttctaaaaacatctaagtataaacaatcgtttgtttcaacaaaacaatcggttgtttcgacaaaacaattggttttttttaacttagtttgaaaaatatttttctttcaaaaagattgagaatgcctatgctttggatccaatcaaagggtggattacaatactcaaactaccccagatcctaactaaaacagcacagcaacaacaagctcagccaaggcttcaacatccttcaaagggtttggattcttcaaagcttgaacaccacttggttcaacaatctccccctatttgatgaagacaaatccctgatgcttgtgttgtacttgattgaatctgaagcagttcctgcaagatacaaTTTTAAGCAAAACATAGAACTtatgatatttggttagcacagaaacaaatacagaaaatcagagcataatatcagagtaaacaacattaaaaaaaacagcaaactgTTTTGCAGGAAAACATAAAAACCGAAATCAAACACAAACAgcataaatctccccctatttgtcttcacaaatagaaaaaaagaagagataaaacaagataattgttttgattacatcagaattaaagcagcaacatcagaaagaaagaaaatttgaaaaccagATATAACcacaaaaaacaatcggttgtttcgatacatcaaccggttgtttttcttcattcatcatcatcaccatatTGAAGATCatagatttgattctggacagcttcaatctgttcatctagagtcatgaagtgtgcatccatgttgtcaaacctgttgTCAAACCTCTGGAAATTACtgacacagagatcatggagatttctttgattctccgcaaagctatcaagcctatttaccatgagtctctcaaaaggagacatggtttgcatcctttcttcttgatttccagccccagcactaggtccaacatcttgataatcttcaggaggatcttcatgttgaacatctaTATcaacaggttcatcttgttcaagatcagcagcagcactagatgaggcaccaagatcaccatctttgctaatccatttgccacctactttggtaaaacccattttgctgagtgatccattgttcaactcttgagttgacttgaccaactcatatgtttcatcttcaaggttcacttcaaaatagagtagaaaattagataccaaaacaacatacggatagtgatagtcacttaacctcatagccttttgcatgtgctctttgatgatgtggatccaattgattttgatcttcttcatgatgcagaagatatacaccagatcttcctcagtaagcactgaatgattactcccccttggagttagaatccaagtcacaatgagggcaAGAAATCTTGTTGTTATACCTATAAGATGGTTGATTcttgttgttgtttttcttcaagaatttgATGAATTTCCTGGTCAGCAAGCTAAGGGTTTCTCCACCACTatctgatatgattccaatagcaagatatagaagattatttaacattttatggaatcaacttgagttggagattgaataggcacttttatagaaatggatcaatgttctatgtttcaagaactcgccaaaacttgcgccaaacaccaaagctcacatggaagacccatttcttgtcaattgaaccgattaaaagatgtAAGAATGCAAATGAACCAATTAAATTGCATAACAAGtgaattgcaccgaacaaatcaacaaaaaatgaagaagaaccgATTATTTCCAACAAgggagaagatgaaccgaacaaaatatgatttaaaacaaaagcatcgaatagaattgcaagaaaggaacctaagacatgtttaggagTTCATATGagcatggaaatggaagaaatagatggagaagaaagaagacttatgtggttgtagttcttggttgatgaacacgccacttgaaatgtgaatgctccaagataagtgtgaattgctgccacttgagggaaccaaggtactcaagatgagactaggaagaggagaagacaagttctcactacactcaatcaccaatttgggagagttttgttactacaaatttccaatctgaatttagaaggacccaagccctccttttataggagcaagggccggtcatgaGCTTTACAAAGCTTGTACCATAAGCTACCCAAGAGTCTCCTAAGCTAACGCCTCTAGTGACttatgaagagtcaccttctagaaaattctaaactaaagcctaaagatgctttacaaaagaggtatctaatgtttccctctaagcacctttctaaagaCTAAGTATTTAAACATTAtactttttatacaaaagacattataaaaagagaaaacaatctaccactacttcctaattccttaaacttgctccttgtaagcctacGAGGTAAGCTAATGACTTCTTGAGCTTCTTCAACTTCGGATTCTACCTCCTTTTGTCCTTAATCTTCGACCTCtatttcttcttgatcttgatctccatcactatcatcacttgagACTTGACAGTTTTTATGACCAACAACCTTCATGGCAATGTTTCTCACATGCTTATCTTCATTTTCTTTAACATTCAGCCTATTCATCTCCAATTCACGTTCTCTAAGATTCCCAAACAGTGAAGTTATTGTCAAGGATGTTAAACCTTTAGATTCAAAGATGGTTGTGACCTTGGGCTGCCAAGATCTGTCTAGGCACTTGAGTATCTTGATGTTGAGTTCCTATTTTTCAAACATTTTTCCAAGACTCATGAGGTGGTTGACAATATGAGCAAACCTCTTTTGTACTTCTGCAATTGTCTCCCCTTtttgcattctaaacatctcatatttTTGGATAAGAGCATGCTCCCTTGCTCTTGTCAcgtcatttgttccttcatgagtgacttcaaGAGTATCCCACACTTCCTTTGCGGAGGCACATTGtgataccctgaaaaactcatcagaatttaaggTAGATGTAATGATATTATTTGCAATACAATCATATTGAGCATGTTTGCTTTCATGCGCAGTCCATTGTGACCAAGGCTTTTCAGAAATTACTTTATCATTTTCTAAGCATAggaacaaaatgaaaattttcaattgcatcccaaattcctttatcaattgATTCTACAATGATTTTCATCCTTaccttccaaaactggtaatttaaaccacaaaacagaggtggtttgTTAATAGATGCACCATCTCCAAAGGGTAGTTTTTCaacaatgaaaaaatattttaggataAAAAACTTGAAcgactttcaagaacctagctctaataccaattgttagaaatggaggccttaaacaagaggggaagtgaattgtttatcaaagattttcgcaaatattgAAGGTATAGTGTAGGCCAATGAGAATCAATTAATTAGAAATCTGTTCAGctgatttaaaaataattttcacttaacaacaaaaaatcaatcggttgtttttgcgaaacaatcagttgtttataacAGTAATTATAAACTTCAAgctaaaacagatttaaagagATAAAGGATAAAAAGATCCACATAGgaaatttatactagttcattcttagccaagagctacatccagtccccaaaaaaCCTCTGAGTATTCCACTAAGTAATAAAACACCTTGATTACAACACAAacaccaaagtggtgatcttgaacccttcaagaacacacaccacctttggcaaTCACACCACAAAATTTAGAACACCCTTTGAATCTGCACACCAATAGTTCTTATAGAAATACAATAGTCAAGAGAGAAACTGAATGATAACATCTGATACAAGCACAAATTGAATAGAAGAAGTACAaagcaatcctattccactcttagaaagaatccaaagcttgaagcaatcttggaaaaaGTTTATTTGAATGTATTCTCATGAATCAATAACAactaggagcgtaaaacaaattatatatactCCAATTAGTTGTTAAAAGCATTTAATGCAAaagccaaatcagttttaaaacaaacaaaatagaTTAAATTAGTCCAACTGAATTATGttaagaattttcaaaaatcaatcgattgaaaacacgaaataatcggttgaattggcttgataacaaagtcaaccaatttcaagctttttcaaattcttttcaaaattacTAAGAGTAATACAATCAGTTGAAACGAGaattcaacaggttgattttccactttctttagaaaacatcTTGTTTCAAAAGAACTTGAATCAAGCAACCTTGGATCAAATCTATGAGTGGATTTACAAACCCAAACTACATAAAACCCACACACACAAGCAACAACAAagtcttcaagcaatcttcTTGGATTTTGAGACATCAAAGCCTATGTTCAACATAACGATATTTGCTCAAATGGACGTTCTTCCCTGTTCCCGTCGTATGGGGAAAAATGAATGGAAGTTGGTGGCAATGTATCTAGCTGCAATCGTACAACAACAATTGAAGTAACTTTCCCTGGTTCATACTTCCTACACCGGGGTTCCTCTTCAGAATATTGGGATTGCACACGTCTAATACCTATAAAAGGGAAATGCTCATAAATCCAACCCCGCAATAATGTTGCATAACCAACTAGTTGCCTAATATTTGCGTAGCTATAATCTCCTAATTGCTCATACATGTGGGCTAGCGCAGCTGCCGCCCAAGCATATCCCCCAATCAGCTTCAGATCGACAAAAAATCCAAGATATATCACACTCACTAACGAGCACTCTTGTCGGCAAACTTAGTGCAACCAACAAGGTGAAGTAATTAAGCTTTAGTAGCTACAATCCACTACCTCCTTGAGCATGCGTCCTTGTACACATCTCTCAACCAATTAAGGCGCACATGAGCTCCCCGACAACGTCGTGTCTCTTCAGATGCAACTCCACGGTCAACACGTAGGGATTCTACCAACAAATCATTCATTGCATCTGCATCTAACGCCTGGTGCAGGTAAAATTGGGCGACAATGGGCATATACAACAAATTTGACACATCATCTAGAGTGATGGTCATCTCCCCAATAGGCAAATGAAATGTGTTTGTCTCTGGATGCCACCTCTCTACAAATGCACAAAGCAATCCTCGGTCTAAACTCTCGTAACTTGCATGAACCAGACCACCTAAGCCACACATGTCTATTGCAACCTCTATGTGCTCATGAGGTGCtcctaacttatttatttttttcccaTGAGAAACGACCTTCAACTCACCACGATCCTACAATAATCAACATATAACATCAATAAATACATACATAAGACACTCAATTATAAGACACTCGATTAATGTTCATTACTTACCAAACCATCCCATAAATGTCTGGCCACATGATCTTCATAATTAATCAGTAATGACTTATGCACTGGCCCTCATGGATAACCTTCGTCATCAATTTCAACTTCCTCTTGTTCAATATAATCTTCAAAGTCCTCATTTGGAATTGAAGTATTAGGACCACCATGCCTTCTTCTCACAGATGCAGTTGGTCGCACACGGTTCGAATTAGAAGATCCTCTTCCTCTAGTCCTCACCATCTTACTATTCATAAAATaccatcaaataaaaaataaattggtcCTCCAAAACTAAAGACCAAATAAAACACTTGTTCAGTCATAAAGATGTAAGTGCATGCATACATCTGAGTCACAAAGGTAAAagaaatttctaaattttgtaaaaaaaaattgaaatgtatTGGAATATTCCACAACCATTCCATGAGGAAATAATGTAAACCAATGTTCTTAATCAACCTTCTATGTGTCAAACCAAAATTCTTCTAAACCAAATCAAGTTATTACAATTTAAGAATCCAAgttcaaagttttttttttttttttttttttggctaaAACAACCTTTCATTAAACTTCACTTACTTTCAACTTAGTCATATactaaatacaaaataaaatactaaaacgTTAATGAAACAAGTTgatagaaacaaaaattacgATCTTTTCCATAAAACTAGAACACTTgctttttattctaaaatatttatattatcatttatataCTTCAAAATGCATTAAttatgaaagaaaatataatcACGTGATTCAGTTATTAGTCATACAGTACTATATAGTTTAACCACCAAGATGTCATGTCCACTTCAACAACATACTAGAAAGAGACTTCATTGAGGATAGAGATAGCAGGAACATCATTGAGGGCAGAAAAAAAACGCATCTAATAAACACATTCTGGATTTCAAAATTCCGACCTAACAAAAAATACTTTTGGATCTGCTCATTCGCGGTGCatacggatattaatatccagAGCTCAACCGGATATACACATCTGGAACTCATAACACAGTTACGAACAAAAATATCCAGAACCCACAAGGAATGTGAAAACTCACCGTTTTGCGATGCTTCTCCTTCTCTGGTGCCTTTGCTCTCTGTCGTTGCCGTAGTGGCTCAAAAATGTTGCCTAAATGACGCTTAAACGTGCCTGCATGTGTGTAAGATTTCCGAAAGAGAatgtccaaaaaaaaaaaatgaacgaCACTGTGTTGATTGCTGGGTGCACTTTAAGTGTAAGCTAATTTTCACTTTATTGAGGATTTTATGATCATTTCACACGAACATGTTGGGTGTCAATCAAAACTAATATGGTGTAAGGAGAATCTACCAAACCTTATAGgtatatcaataaaaaatagtgGCAGCCAACCGAGTGAACGGAAGCTTTTCAAAAAAAGTGGTGCGGATATTAAAAACACAACGGTATTCCTGTACCTGTcaaaattcttcctgcaccaaatcaatttttaaaaaaacagttttagtaTTTTACCCAAATTTAAATGACTTTTTTGGAAGATTTTTTTCAGAAGATACTTTCCAGAATTCATTAAATTTTGGAAAATGTTTTTCggtacaaaatttctgaaataaaCTTTCCAGAATGTATATAATATGttccataatatatttattggaataatttttttggaGTGTGTTTTCCAGAATAAAGACGCATTAGATGGTGCATTTGGTCATTTTACCTATTTGATGGGTGCAAAGAAACATCCTAATATAAAAAACACGAGTAGCAATAGCAAAACTTCTGGGCCAGCCGAATCTTAAGGGAAGGTGGTACGAATATAAAAACATGGaagcttcttcttcctgcactcctacatttttcttcctgttCCCCCAAAATTTTCTAAATCCAGAAACTGATcttaatcttttatttgaaaaaggacaCTGTGGTTACCGGAAATAGAGATCTGGAAGTGTGCTACATATTCATCAATCCAgaactgaatatttttttttccggaTGAGGGGATATTCCGGAAGcaatttttgcataaattattgattctCGGATTGCTGAACCCAGAAGTCTAATTCTGTTATGGATTCGTGGATccagaatgttttttttttttaattacagatTTCTGAATCCAGATGCATACTTctattatggattggtggatccggaatACGTTTTTTGAATGTTGgatttttgaatgtgaaatgaatattttgaattacgaaTTGGTGGATTCGAAATTTTATCGGAAGTGTCAATCCGAAATTTTTCTGGATTCCATaatccataatgcaaaaaataaatacagttcaAGTGCATTTTAGGATTAATAGGGACAATTTGATCTTTGCAAAACATTgtgggggtgcaagaagaaactgcCAAACATGGAATGCAAATATAAATGCTTCTGGGCCAGTGGAATGGCACAGTTCTGAAAAGCACGGTGCAGATATTGAAACATGGGCTGCAAATAGCAATGCTGCAAGCCCAGTGGAATGTGCCCAGTCTTTTGAAAAGGAGCGCTAGCCGAATGGACCCAGATCTTTTAAGAGACTGGGGGGGTGAGACTATAAACAACTAGTGGTGGCTAGCAAAATTGCTGGACTAAGTGAATAGACCCagatttttgtaaaaaaacaaGCATAGCTGGTGGTCAAAATAACAAAggcaattacttcctgcaccatatcactgcacccaattttaaattaaaagacaaaaataccCTTAAATAAATAGGGTTATACATTCCGAATATTCTTTTTCAGAatgaattttatgtattatgaattttttttatctggaatgagattttgaattttgaattctagatatatttttccagaatgtattattttcagtttTGGATTTTCATTTCCGTTGTGAAGGGCATTTttggaaacaaaaaaattatgttgGGTGGAGGTTAAAAATGATTGGGTGTAGAAAGAACTTACCAATAACAAAAAGAGGGGCTAGAAACAAAGGCCCATAATTTTGGAACACATCCGAGGTGTAAAAATTAAaccaatatgaaaaaaaaatgagtggCCCCCACATAAATAAGGTTGGCATACAATAGGACCCGACCAGTACTAGCTTGCACATGGATTTATGGGCAAAGTTTTGGTGGTCAGAATCCTTTTTTagaatacttttttatttggatttttggaacatatttctaaattttaattttttttcataatgtattttttacatttttgatttattttagagtgagattttgatttttggattttcaaattcgaaaaaaagagtaattttagaaaatttgaaaaacaatagGGTGCAAGTTTAAATTGATGTGATGCAGGAAGAAGTTGCTGGATTTATGAGGTAATTTGGCAAAGAAAGATTGCAACTTACAGCAAAATTGGCACGTAGAGCCCAACAAAATTGGCCAATTGGAATAAACTAAAAGCGTaaaaaaacaaagcaaatgGTGTTCCTATGATTATTTCTTAAGTAAAAGTTtagtttatctttttaaaatattaatctttaataaaactttaatttactattttaaaatagatttaaattataaaaatataattttaagttttcaattgaaaaataaaataaaaatataatatttaaattataaaaatacataatattatataattataataaatcatatttaaatttagattgaaaaacttaaaaacaaaaaggcTGGCACCGTGGGACATGTGCAACCAACATTttcaattttggaaaaaaagCTGAATGTGAAGTGTGGAAGCGGTGCCTCCACATAGCTTCATAGTCTTTGCATCAATATTGAACTCCCAAGTGCATGCATATCTAGAATACCCTTTTTGCATCATGCACATTCCTCCATATCCCAAATGGAAATTGTTCTTGTATGATGAGTTATCCTTATTTCAAGGTGTATAGTATATGAGTATGACAAGAATTTTCTAGTTGTTCCAATGAGTGGTGGTGTACCTATGGAAGAATCTCTAATACTCAAGTTAGTAAGAATGTATGATTTTGTGTATAAGTCAACGAATAATAAGATAGATCTACTTTGTGAGAGAATTGAAGTATTTATAGGCTCATGGACTTAAGTAGGGACCAAAATAAAGTGGCTACTTTGTAGTAACCGTTTAGGCCACGTTCTTCCTTACGTGTACCCTATTATTTAGTTGACTAGGCAGTTACCTCATAGTTAAGGCCGAGCATTGAGTAACATGGATAGTTACTACAGAACTATAAGGTGAACTTCCATAA
Coding sequences within it:
- the LOC137817472 gene encoding protein MAIN-LIKE 1-like, with the protein product MVRTRGRGSSNSNRVRPTASVRRRHGGPNTSIPNEDFEDYIEQEEVEIDDEDHVARHLWDGLDRGELKVVSHGKKINKLGAPHEHIEVAIDMCGLGGLVHASYESLDRGLLCAFVERWHPETNTFHLPIGEMTITLDDVSNLLYMPIVAQFYLHQALDADAMNDLLVESLRVDRGVASEETRRCRGAHVRLNWLRDVYKDACSRR